In a single window of the Actinomycetes bacterium genome:
- the guaA gene encoding glutamine-hydrolyzing GMP synthase produces MAAPEAGSSGTHGTVLVVDFGAQYAQLIARRVREARVYSEIVPSTTPVAEILARRPAAIILSGGPSSVYAPGAPTVDPALFTAGVPALGICYGFQAMALALGGTVARTGSAEFGRTSLEVVGADPTLFHGLPREQSVWMSHNDAVSEAPDGFDVVARTTDTPVAAFEDAVRRLAGVQFHPEVLHSDHGQAVLEHFLYEVAGLEPSWTMTGVIDEQVEAIRAQVGDKRVVCGLSGGVDSAVAAALVHRAVGDQLTCVFVDHGLLRKGEAEQVERDFVAATGVRLKVADAAKRFLDALAGVSDPEQKRKAIGREFIRVFEESAREVVDEAGAEGESVEFLVQGTLYPDVVESGGGTGTANIKSHHNVGGLPDDLQFGLVEPLRTLFKDEVRRVGLELGLPEAIVWRQPFPGPGLGIRIIGEVTQERLDVLREADAIAREELTAAGLDRAIWQCPVVLLADVRSVGVQGDERTYGHPVVLRPVSSEDAMTADWTRVPYDVLARISTRITNEVREVNRVTLDLTSKPPGTIEWE; encoded by the coding sequence GTGGCAGCCCCCGAGGCCGGCAGCTCCGGCACCCACGGCACGGTGCTCGTCGTCGATTTCGGCGCGCAGTACGCCCAGCTGATCGCGCGGCGGGTCCGCGAGGCCCGGGTCTACAGCGAGATCGTGCCGTCGACGACCCCGGTCGCCGAGATCCTCGCCCGCCGGCCGGCCGCGATCATCCTGTCCGGCGGCCCGTCCTCGGTCTACGCGCCGGGCGCGCCGACCGTCGACCCGGCCCTCTTCACCGCCGGGGTGCCGGCCTTGGGCATCTGCTACGGCTTCCAGGCGATGGCGCTCGCCCTGGGGGGCACGGTCGCGCGCACCGGCAGCGCGGAGTTCGGCCGCACCTCGCTCGAGGTCGTCGGGGCCGACCCGACCCTCTTCCACGGGCTGCCGCGTGAGCAGTCGGTCTGGATGTCGCACAACGACGCGGTGTCCGAGGCACCGGACGGGTTCGACGTCGTCGCGCGGACGACGGACACGCCGGTCGCGGCCTTCGAGGACGCCGTGCGACGGCTTGCCGGCGTGCAGTTCCATCCCGAGGTGCTGCACAGCGACCACGGCCAGGCGGTGCTCGAGCACTTCCTGTACGAGGTGGCCGGCCTCGAGCCGTCGTGGACGATGACCGGCGTCATCGACGAACAGGTCGAGGCCATCCGTGCGCAGGTCGGCGACAAGCGCGTGGTGTGCGGGCTCTCCGGCGGCGTCGACTCCGCGGTGGCGGCGGCGCTGGTCCACCGGGCCGTCGGCGACCAGCTCACCTGCGTCTTCGTCGACCACGGCCTGCTGCGCAAGGGAGAGGCGGAGCAGGTGGAGCGCGACTTCGTCGCGGCGACGGGAGTCCGCCTCAAGGTCGCCGACGCCGCGAAGCGCTTCCTGGACGCGCTCGCCGGGGTCAGCGACCCGGAGCAGAAGCGCAAGGCGATCGGCCGCGAGTTCATCCGGGTGTTCGAGGAGTCGGCCCGCGAGGTGGTCGACGAGGCCGGCGCCGAGGGGGAGTCGGTCGAGTTCCTCGTGCAGGGCACGCTCTACCCCGACGTCGTCGAGTCCGGCGGCGGCACCGGCACCGCCAACATCAAGTCTCACCACAACGTCGGCGGGCTCCCCGACGACCTGCAGTTCGGGCTGGTGGAGCCGCTGCGGACGCTGTTCAAGGACGAGGTCCGCCGCGTCGGCCTCGAGCTGGGCCTGCCCGAGGCGATCGTCTGGCGGCAGCCGTTCCCCGGCCCCGGCCTCGGCATCAGGATCATCGGCGAGGTGACCCAGGAGCGGCTGGACGTCCTGCGCGAGGCCGACGCGATCGCCCGTGAGGAGCTCACCGCGGCCGGGCTGGACCGTGCGATCTGGCAGTGCCCGGTGGTCCTGCTCGCCGACGTGCGCTCCGTCGGCGTCCAGGGCGACGAGCGCACCTACGGCCACCCGGTCGTGCTCCGCCCGGTGTCGTCCGAGGACGCGATGACCGCTGACTGGACCCGGGTGCCCTACGACGTGCTGGCCCGGATCTCGACCCGCATCACCAACGAGGTGCGCGAGGTCAACCGGGTGACGCTGGACCTGACCTCGAAGCCGCCCGGCACCATCGAGTGGGAATGA